In Mercenaria mercenaria strain notata chromosome 13, MADL_Memer_1, whole genome shotgun sequence, the DNA window atcaaaatgaacatttacgaTTCATAAAATCCCTTGATTGTATACACAATgtcttgtgttgttttttttttttcagtatgcgTTGTTTAGACTTGCATGCGTTGTCCTTGCAATTGTCCTGGTATATTGCGATGGCAGAAGACAACAACATGGAACTTGTGACATCTGCAACTGTTTAGTTAAAGATGTTGTCGATTGTTCAGACAGAAGCCTAACCTACATACCAAAGGATCTAAATGTAACTACTAGAGAACTTAACCTGTCATCTAATTACCTTCAGCATATAGACAATGGGAGTTTTGAATACTTGGAGGAGTTAATAAGTTTAGATTTATACAACACGTCATTGAAAAATGTCTCACCCGATGCCTTAAAAGGACTTACGAATTTAAAGTTCTTAAATATCTCTCAAAATGACCAATTTCCTCTTACCAATGAATCTACACCAATGGAACTATTTGAGCACATTCCGTCCCTTGAAGTGCTCCGAATGTATGGAACAACAGGAACGTACAATATCAAGAATGGATACCCGGATGTACAACTAAGTAAGCTTCCATCTTTAGAAGAACTTTGGATAGATGGACTTACAAATTTGACATTTGGCCCGGCATTCAGGAACATGACCAGTCTAAAGGTCTTACGCCTCGCGGGGGATTTTGTTGAACCATCGTGGAGGAGCAAAGAGTTTTGCATGACTGACCTAGTAGAGGGAATGTTTGATAATGTCGCTTCTATCACCCATCTATATATAAGAAAATGTTACGTGACAcacattgataaaaatgtttttcaaaatttggaaaacttGGAGTATCTTGATTTGTCTGAAAACAAAATTGTGGGActagaaaatatgtttaattcattttatagTCTCTCCAATACGACTACAAGTTTAATTTTGAATAGCGTCGTAGCAGGATCTACAAAAACGTGTGGTACTgaaattactacaaaaatggctaaatgtattgaaaataaatcgATACGAGAACTTCAGCTGAATCACAATATCATTCGACACATAGAATCAGACGTGTTTTCTACACTTCCTAAAACTCTTCAAATTGTGAGTGcaacaagaaatgaattttaTCTAAATACCTACATATTTAATGTATTCCGTTTGACAAATTTAACGCACTTAGATATTTCTTATCAATTTTTCACGGATGAGATATCAATTTGGCGCAAAAAAGAATATACCCAAGAACCGAAAGACGCAATGCTTTTCACAAGTAGTACTGACAATATACTAACGGATGGAAATCGCAATGAACGACTCGTATCGCATGATGAATATACGTATAGCAGCGAACAAAGTGAAGACCACGGTGGTAGCCATGGTGGTATTTTCCATGGTTATGCTCAACAACTTCTCTTGGATATTACTCACCAAAAtctttttcagtacaaaacacaAAGCACAGGGAAAGTATGTCCACAGTTTAATAAGGACAGATATATTCCACCTGGAACTGTTTTAGGAAACATTCCACCAAACATGAAATACTTAGATTTAAGTCACAGTAAACACGCACATCCTATATTTGAGTTATTTATCAACTACACAAATACGTTAAAGATCATCAACGCCAGTAATTCTCTACTTTATTGCTGGGAAGGTCCGGTGCATGGCCTAACAAAACTAGTAACTTTAGACCTGTCAAACAACTTTTGTAATAATGTATCCTTTAGGTTTTTCCAAACGTTGCCAACCCTGAAACGATTGAATATCAGTTATAATTTTTTGGGTTCTACAATTGCAAAAGATATCGAAGGAAGCATCATGTCCAATCTTACTGCTCTCGAGACGTTAGATATTTCTTTTAACCTTATTGAAACAATTCCTAAGTTGTTTCTGAAGTCACAGAAGGAACTAATTGTACTGTCTGCAAGAGGAAATATCCTTGAAGATTTTAATGTTGATATACGTCACATGACCAAACTTAGAAAATTAGATTTAAAACGGAACAGGATCAGGACACTTTCAGAAAAAACGTGTGCGGATTTAGAGAAAATTTCGCAACGCAGCAGCGATAACGTAAACAGCGCATCtaggaaaattttgtttgttaaccTCAGATCTAACTCTATCGAGTGTTCGTGCACCAATATTAGGTTTGTGAAATGGTTATACAACTATTTTGGGTCCAACTCTACTTTGGCTGTGAATGTATCTTACTGCGTACAGGATGATGAAAATCATACACATATGACCTTGGATTCCCGGAATAGACTCGGAGCGATAGTGGACAACTTGGAGCATAAATGTCGGTCATATACCGCTCTAATTATTGGACTATCTATTGCAGTAGCATtcattgtaaatgttattttagGTATCATTGTTCACAGATACCGATGGAAGCTACGATATTGGTACTATGTTGTTTTTGACAAGAGGACTGTTAGAAGAGGAGATTATGAGCTTATCGATGAACCGAGATTCAAGTACGATGTGTTTGTTGCGTCCTCAGATGATCAAAAAGAGTTTGTCATTGATAAACTTCGGCCTGCTTTTAAACAGAATGGATTAACTGCATTTATCTCTGTTTACCACATCAACTTTGGCAACAATTTGGTAAATGTTATCGGAAAGGCAATAAATGAAAGTAGCGTAGTTTTGTTCGTTTTCTCAGATGAATGGTCGAGTGATGACTGTATGAAAATTGCCTTACATATGTGGCAGTGTGACATGGTACACCGTAATGGGCCTGCAGTGATTGGTATCAACCTGGACACATTGAGAGGCAGGGATGTCGAGATGGTCCGAGAAATTTACTGCCAACACTTTATTGACTATCCAAACGGAACTGATGAGGAAGAGCAAGAGGCATTCTGGAGGGATTGTGCAAAAACAATAAGAGAACAAAAAGATGCGCAGTGAACTATAAATTGTATTCTACAAAGAATCAGATTGtgtacaaaatataaaagcactAGTTAATATGTGGTTGTCTGGAGAGAATCAAAATTTAAGTATTAGGTGTTATATTTTGAACTGCAAATATCTGCTATAGGAAATCAGAATGTGTGCAAACTGAAAGAGCGTTAGAAGATGTACAGCAATATGTTGATATATTACAGAATTATTCAGaatatgtataaattgtaaaaactgtaatatcaCTTTGTATTGTGCAGCAATTTGTTGATATATTAAAGAACTAATAAGAAAGTATATGAAGTGTGATAGCATATATGTATAGATGTATAAATAGCATGAGGTGATGTGCAGCAAACAACttttaataaatcttataactaATAAGAATGTGTGTATATTATAATAGCATGAGGTGATGTGcagcaaaaaaagtattttatatattttataactaattaGAACTTGTGTAAATTGTAATAGCATGAGGTGATGTGCAGCAAacaacttttaattatttttataacttattagAATTTGTGTAAATTGTAATAGCATGAGGTGATGTGCAGCAAACAAAGCTGTTGTCGATTGTTCAAGCAGAAGCCTAATCTACATACCAAAGGCTCTAAACATAACTACTAGAACACTTAATCTGTCATTTAGTTTCCTTCAGAATAAAGGCAATGGgagttttgaaaatttgaaggactaaatatttagatttatacaACACTTCACTGAAAAACGTCTCATCCGGTGCCTTTAAAGGACTTACGAATTTAAAGTTCTTAGATATCTCTTAAAATGACCAATTTCCTCTTACAAACAAGTCTACACCGACGGAACTATTCGAGCACATTTTGTCCCTTGAAGTGCTGCGAATGTATGGAACAACAGGCACGTATAATATCAATGGATACCCGGATGTACAACTAAGTAAGCTTAAATAAACTTTGAATAGATGGACTTACAAAGGACACAGTTCACTTCAGCCTTATATGGCCtatgcaattttaaaaattttaaaattggctatagtttgaaaaaaaaactatatattgtTTACTACCAGAATGTTTCTCTACTGCAAggaatttagtttttataaataaatttattattttgttcacaacgtgtcactgaatattgctgaaatcgcAGACTTTTGGGAAAACGGGcatttttaccatatttaggtAATGTTGGAATgtttttagtagtgagcacactcaaggaccacaaaaatagTTTGACCATTGGTCCAGcttatttcacagaatttatgatCATATTTGAGTGTGGTTGACAGTTGTGCTCATAACGAAAATTTCAGATATGCTTAAAAATTCGATTAAACACTGAAGGTTTCCCAagctcaaaatgttaaaattattttcagttatgtcCTATATTTAATTCTATAGtgaatatattgtaaaaaattgtgtgcagtttgataaaacaatactacTTGATGAAAGAAAGCATGTTCTTTACTCAATTTAGATACTTTCTATTTTTTGGCCATTCTGGTGCAAATGTGAACCTTCTCCTTTGACATTTGGCCCGGCTTTCAGGAACATGACCAGTCTAATGTTAATTAGAATCTGTGTAAATTGCAATAGCGCTAAGTGATGTGCAGCACTCCTTTAATGGTTTATAGCGAATCATAATGTATTGCAGTCAGTTGTTCGTATCAGAATATATGCAAAGTTTAATAGTGATAGGTTATGTCCAATGAACTTTTGATGTATGATTTAGAGCAGTCAATAAGAGAGCAAGGTAATATTCAGTTAACTTTGATTATTTTGGTAAAGAATCAGAATCTATGTTAAATTTAAGGCAGTGTGCAGTGAACGTTTTCTGGAGAGTGTTTGAATGTATGTCTAGAGTTAGAGTGCTGGAGAAAGAATACTGAATTTTGAgaagtgaaaaatatatggttatgttcatttgttccgtttgtgtttatttttatcatgCTCCTTCATGTATCTTCTATTTTCATGTCGATTTTATCGTAGTATTGTTGTATTACACATTCATTCAAATGTATTCTCCCATTTGACAGCTTTATGTCTACATAACATGTATAGGCCTATATGATGTACATCGTAATCTCTCACCATGTTGTCAATAGGTGGGATTAAATcgtattcatttatttcatatttgttttcgTTATTTGTAAGATATGCCAAAGTCTGTAAGAATGTCCAACAGAAACATAGCAACAAAGCAGTATAAAATCTGACTCTGTTTAATTGAGTCTTCATCAGATGTAATAAAGTATGTATCAGCCCCGCGCCCCAGCTGTACTGGACCTCTGAAGCGAAATAACATTTAATAGActatataataaatcaaagaaGCAGAAATTTAACAATATGGAGTCCAAGTTATCAAAACATTGATACATCTGTCTTTAAAACAAGGTATATATCCATCAAAATGGAAACAGGCTATTGTTAGACCTCTTCTGAAGAAAGTTTGTCTTTGGCTATATCTTACTTGAATTTACTTAAATCTGGATTGATGATATGAATACTTTGATAGAGAGCTGCAAAAACCTGGTGTAAGTATTTAATACAGAATGTGTTGGTCATGAAATTAGCACTGTATAAATCGTATGTAAGTAAACAATACaaacttgcaacatttttatttttgtcgtatTGAGCGACTTGTGGTACAGTTCCATTTTTTCTACTTGAACATGAATTTGCAAATTATAGACTAGCGAGCAACTTACTATTTCTTTATAAGTTAGTTGAAAAAGCTGTCCTCTTCATGTGTCTTCCAAAAACTCGATCCGCTTTAGGCGATTTCGTTTATAAATGTCAGTCGGCATTGCCTTCATGACGAATTGCTTGCTCTGTGGAATGGAGAGGCAAGAGGTGTCGGCTCTCATCGCAATTGATCCTAGTTCAGTCTTTTACACTGTATACCATGATATACTTCTTGATGTACTCCAAAGCCAGTAAAGTGTCTTTGATATGCCGTGAGGTTGGTTTGACTCCTACTTAAGGCCACGCAGCTGTCGGGTGATTGTTAATGCAGCGTATAGGCTACAATATAATGTTTCCCAAAGCATCTTGTCCTTAGCTCTGTCTTACTTGGATTTACTTAAATTTggatttattttctctttttgcGTAATATGAATATCTTAATAGTACTTAATTATTATCAAGATGTGTCGTAATGGCATGTTTATGTTTACAAGCTATTGAATGTGTACTTGtataaaataggcgtttaatcataTAAAGAGGTTTCGGTTTCAGGGAAGTGACTCTAACGCATTTAAAAGAATGTTGCAGTGTActcaaatattaaacatttttattcttttttgttgttgtttaagtccgtttttcaacagtatttcagttatgtaacggcgggcagttaaactaaccagtgttcctggattctgtacaagtacaaacgaCTTCTCCGCAagagtaactgccaactttccaacATGAATCAAATCAGAGGTGGTAGTCGAATAATTTCTGActcagtgtcttttatcaaatcatcacggagaaaaTACTCCTCGCCTggagatctgcgctctccctattgagcttgaTAAATGAAATTGTAATAGCCGGTATAGCTGAAAAGAAATTTTCACCCCCGAGTTCAATATCGCGCCGGATTagtaagttattaaaaaaaattaacaaaacgcgataactgtggcctttatttactcataccggatcaacccataacaatgaaatagggaatcaggtggacacattacatgacaaatatcttatatcgcaaaaccgatgtaagtagcggcgtggtctagtggttaacacgtatgatttgtaagcttacggtgctggttcgaatacaggacgagctacttttttttaattttctaacatgtttttacctggagaagaatACAGGTAAAACTATTTATATTATGATTTTCTCGTGCAGTTATACTTAGTACTTATTGATCGAGGATGTCATATTAGAATAGTCATTAAATCTATTAACATGAATAAAGAAAACTCCTGcaagaatgaaagaaatactaaatacaaaagacgatataaaaagACCTAcaaaaatagaataagtaaaaccatttaaaaaaaagtgctcgaacctacaccatacaaacataaaaataatagagGTCCAACACACTATCCACTCGACTACAAATCTGTTCTGGATTAACGcatcgtatttagagttaagaaGACTATAATATACAAATGAACACCAATTATAGGATAAtgcacctgctttacctgtttttggactttaccaagtaccgttaaaataaaattatcgcgatccattaatactGAAAGATGACTTTGTAACTGCTGGTTTACGCATGTAAACATAACGCCTTTTTCGCTTAATTTAGGTATAGTATGAAAATTGTTAGACCAGCAACTGATCGGTTGCCGTTCTCCCAAATGAATACCTTGTATgccatttttgtaaattttctgttgaaaataaaaagcaTATACGCTTTCAATGTCCTTCATAGAATGAATTGCGGCAACGAAAGTTGACCAATACAGCCTTTTAACCTCTTTATAGACTCAAACAAATGATGTGTAAATTCGAACGACAGAAACCTATAAAAAGTTTCTTCTACAgacatttactatttatttttgtataaatgttgcatttttaaacatgGTTAAACGACACTAgtatttaacctttaacctgctgaaAGTGATTCAGTGtcgaccaagatcagactgcaggtccgtgcatgctgatcatggtctgctctgttcgctattcagtcagtaaagtttcagtgaacactcctttgaataataagtggtactgcccaaattgaatgactgaCTAGTCCAATTTaagaatttagcagggtaatggttattAAATACAAGTGATGtctgaaataattaattttactgTATAGTGTGATCGAAGTGTGTTCGAGTGTTCTATTTACTTTGAGGAACAGTTGATATATCTGACCATAAGTAAGAACTGATGTTCTAAATCACTACATTTCTTCACAGTGAACAGTGTACTACAGCTGAATGTGTTATTACAATTTGTTATATTTCTCATATACGTAAATAGAATAAAGGATATATTCTGACTTTGTCTGAACCAAACCCAAAGAATAGATCATTTTATATAGAGCAAAGTTAGTGTATAAGAGAGAACAACTAGTTTTTGTGTGCGgatgttgttggttttttttttttttttttttttttgctttttgtttttttttttctttgttaagaTTTGAAAAGATAAGATCAGCACTGTAATGGGGTATAATTCTGTTTTAAGTCTTCTTGGTATCACGGCGAACAAAATACttcctgacatgtatttttttgttaaCTTTTTCTTCCTTGTTATTCATAAATCAACGGCATTAGCGGCCATTTTATTAAAGGAAAATAAGTTTATGCCAAACATCATTAAATATCCCCCTTGAATTTTTAAAAGGTTTACAGCAGGACTTTATGTGATAGGAAGTGAAAACTACAGCAGTGTTGTTTTATATGCCACACACAATCGGTTTTGGATTAAATTGGGCACAAAATGGTAATTTaactattttgaaaacattttgaatatattgACTGACAAATATAATGATATTGATCAGTTCATgatagagttattgtcctttacaTAGAAAATCAAGTAGGTATTCACTCTATATATGATATGTATGAAGGTGTAATTCAAGAGTTTTTAGACAAGTATATATTATGTGTCTAAATACGAAAATCTGGCTTTTGAATTCGTGGCTCATATTTTCCAAACTTAATAGATAACATTAAGATAGTGCTCTCTGTAATTTTAAACATGATAACGTTATGAATGGAAGTGAGCGTCTACtttagaaataataagttcccaaatgtggtttatcgtagaataacccgagttttgattTCTTATTCggaagaatatatcacgaaggccgtaggcctgagtgatatattgtttcgcataagaacgaaaaactctggttattctacgataaatcacacttggaaacttattatttcgattctaacacgacatactagtatcaacagtgttagaaaaaaatggtaactactttttacgaccgtgctacgcatcTGGATTGgttgacgtcattgcacgcgagtggtttattgcagaataactcgagatagattttgctctacatgtatgcaggttatttgctggtcgcgTTAGAATGATTGTTAACCtctatcatgctgaacacgaatgattctgccttttcgaccagtgcagatcaagatcagtgtgcacatccatgcagtttgatcatgatccgcgctgttcgccattcagtcagtatctttttgaaatGCACCCCATTAAACTTTTAACGGTACTGttcaaattggaagatggacaagttaattactgaaatttagcagggtaatggggCTAAATGATAAAAGCGAATTAGTTGTTGATAGTTGTTGTTCTTgtcattttttgttacttttttgtgtTGCTGTTGTCGCgttttttgtttccattgtaCATTAAGGTTTAGTAAAAAATCAAAGTATTCACTTCTTTGTCAAATAGATACATTTACAATCACAATGGTTAAATAACAATTACATGGGTAACACAATACAGTTATTTAAGTAGTCTGATTTCGGTCTCGGCGAAAGGAAGCAATAGGGTCAGACTCATGATCTTCCTTCATGCGCCCTTTTATTAAAAATGCGGAAGTTTTAATTCAGCAAGTCCAGGTTTACACATTGCCATTTCTTCAGCCCTGTTAAAAGCGCATAATGACCCAacgaaaattaattaaataatggACAAAAGTGGTTCGTTGGtagttttttttgtgattttcaaCGAAATCATGAACGTTCAGATAATTTTGTAGTTACAAATATTTAGAAACACCgaattaatgtttttaaaaattatctgacGTAAGAAACACGTTTTCGGTACTTggaattcaatatgaaataaaaaaaaaaaaaaaaagaaaataatttcatcaaaataaacatttacgaTTCATAAAATCACTTAATAGTATACACGATGTCTTGTGTTGTTTTTTCAGTATGCGTTGTTTAGACTTGCATGCGTTGTTCTTGCAATTGTCCCGGTATATTGCGATGGCAGAAGACAACAATATGGAACTTGTGACATCTGCAACTGTTTAGTTAAAGATGTTGTCGATTGTTCAGACAGAAGCCTAACCTACATACCAAAGGATCTAAATGTAACTACTAGGGAACTTAACCTGTCATCTAATTACCTTCAGCATATAGACAATGGGAATTTTGAATACTTGGAGGAGTTAATAAGTTTAGATTTATACAACACGTCATTGAAAAATGTCTCATCCGATGCCTTCAAAGGACTTACGAATTTAAAGTTCTTAAATATCTCTCAAAATGACCAATTTCCTCTTACCAATGAGTCTACACCAATGGAACTATTTGAGCACATTCCGTCCCTTGAAGTGCTCCGAATGTATGGTACAACAGGAACGTACAATATCAAGAATGGATACCCGGATGTACAACTAAGTAAGCTTCCATCTTTAGAAGAACTTTGGATAGATGGACTTACAAATTTGACATTTGGCCCGGCATTCAGGAACATGACCAGTCTAAAGGTCTTACGCCTCGCGGGGGATTTTGTTGAACCATCGTGGAGGAGCAAAGAGTTTTGTATGACTGACCTAGTAGAGGGAATGTTTGATAATGTCGCTTCTATCACCCATCTATATATAAGAAAATGTTACGTGacacatattgataaaaatgtttttcaaaatttgaaaaacttggAGTATCTTGATTTGTCTGAAAACAAAAAGGTGGGACTAGAAGATatgtttaattcattttgtaGTCTCTCCAATACGACTACAAGTCTAATTTTGAATAGCGTTACAGCAACAGAAACGTGTGGTGCTGGAATTACTAAACAAATGgttaaatgtattgaaaataaatcgATACGAGAACTTCAGCTCAATCACAATAAAATTCGACACATAGACACACACGTGTTCTCTACTTTACCTAAAACTCTTCAGATTTTGAGAGCAACAAGTAATTTTTTTGATCTAAATATCTACATATTCTATATATTCCATATGACAAATTTAACGCACTTAGATATTTCTTATCAATTTTTCACGGATGAGATATCAGTTTGGCTCAAAAAAGAATATACCCAAGAACCGAAAGACGCAATGCTTTTCACAAGTAGTACTGACAATATACTAACGGATGGAAATCGCAATGAACGACTCGTATCGCATGATGAATATACGTATAGCAGCGAACAAAGTGAAGACCACGGTGGTAGCCATGGTGGTATTTTCCATGGTTATGCTCAACAACTTCTCTTGGATATTACTCACCAAAAtctttttcagtacaaaacacaaaacacagGGAAAGTATGTCCACAGTTAATAAGGACAGATATATTCCACCTGGAACTGTTTTAGGAAACATTCCACCAAACATGAAATACTTAGATTTAAGTCACAGTAAACACGCAATCCTATATTTGAGTTATTTATCAACTACTCAAATACGTTAGAGATCATCAACGCCAGTAATTCTCTACT includes these proteins:
- the LOC123529375 gene encoding toll-like receptor 4; the protein is MYALFRLACVVLAIVPVYCDGRRQQYGTCDICNCLVKDVVDCSDRSLTYIPKDLNVTTRELNLSSNYLQHIDNGNFEYLEELISLDLYNTSLKNVSSDAFKGLTNLKFLNISQNDQFPLTNESTPMELFEHIPSLEVLRMYGTTGTYNIKNGYPDVQLSKLPSLEELWIDGLTNLTFGPAFRNMTSLKVLRLAGDFVEPSWRSKEFCMTDLVEGMFDNVASITHLYIRKCYVTHIDKNVFQNLKNLEYLDLSENKKVGLEDMFNSFCSLSNTTTSLILNSVTATETCGAGITKQMVKCIENKSIRELQLNHNKIRHIDTHVFSTLPKTLQILRATSNFFDLNIYIFYIFHMTNLTHLDISYQFFTDEISVWLKKEYTQEPKDAMLFTSSTDNILTDGNRNERLVSHDEYTYSSEQSEDHGGSHGGIFHGYAQQLLLDITHQNLFQYKTQNTGKVCPQLIRTDIFHLELF